AACCAGCACGTCGTCCGATTGCGCGGCCTGGACTTCGTCGAACACGGCCGGCAGTTCCTCGTAGTCGACCATGATCAGGTGCGTCGCTTCTTCCGCGATATGCGGATCGGTCGCGAGCACCACGGCGACCGGTTCGCCGATATAGCGCACTTTTTCGAGCGCGAGAATTGGCTGGTCGTGAAACGCGGGGCCGTAGTACGGCTCCGGAATCACCTTGACGATATCCTGCGCGGTATAGACGCCGAATACGCCCGGCAACTCGCGCGCCGCGCTCGTGTCGATGCCCGCGATCTTTCCATGGGCAACCGTGCTGCGCAGAATCTTGCCGTGCAACATGCGCGGCAGCACGAGGTTGTGAATATAGTCGGCGCGTCCGGTAACCTTCGAACGCGCCTCGAGCCGGTTCAGTGAGCGGCCTATCTGCTTCTGCGCCGGCTGTTCGTCCAGCTTCGTTTCAATCTTCATTTAGGCGTGGCCCTCGAATGCGGTACCGCGCGAGTTCACGGCGGCAAGCGCCGTACGCACCGCGCGGCCCAGGTAGACCTTCAGCAACTGTTTCTTGTAGCTCGCCGTGCCATGCGAGTCGCCGACGATATCGAGTTGCGCGGCGCCCGCTTCGCCCGCGTGGCGCAGCGTTTTTTCGTCGCTGGGCTCGGCGCCGCGTAACAGCGCTTCGGCTTCGGTAAGGCGCGTGGGCCGGTCGGTTGCCGCGCCGACAATCACGCTCGCCTGCCTGATTGCCGCGCCCTGCATATCGAGCACGACGGCTACGCCGAGCGCGGGCCAGTCGTGCGACGCGCGCGTCGTCACCTTCATATACGCGGCCGGACGGCCTGCTTGCGGCGGCACGATCACGCGCGAAATCAGTTCGTCGCGCGCCAGCACCGTTTCGTAATAGCCGGTGCACAACTGCTCGACGGGCACCGTGCGCTCACCGTTCGGGCCTTGAATGGTTACGCGCGCGCCGAGCGAACTCAGCACCGGCGGCATATCCATATGCGGGTCCGCGTGCGCGAGATTGCCGCCGATCGTCGCGACGTTGCGCACGCGCACATTCGACAGCGTGCGCAAGGTGCGCGCGAGCAGCGGCCAGCCTTCCTTCACGAGCGGCGAATGTTCTAGCGTGGCGAGCCGCGTCAGGCCGCCGATCTGCAGTTCGCCGTTATTGCCGATGCCGACCTGCGCGTACTCGGGTTCGACATCGCGCAGGCTAACGAGCCGCGTCGGCCTCAGCACGCCCGCTTTCATCATCAGCATCACCGCCGTGCCGCCGCCCATCGGTCGGATATCCGGGTCCTCCGGATCCAGCAGTGCGATCGCTTCGGTCAGCGACCGGGGCCTTGCGAGCTCAAACGGAATCATCTAGTGCGCTCCCTTTTTCTATCACACGCTTATGCCGTGCTTATCGCGCACAGCCGGCGCGATCGAGCAGCTTATGCAGTTCGTTCGCGACGATGTCCGGGGTTTCGAGCGGCGTCAGATGGCGCGCCTTCGGAATCTCGACGAACGTCGAGCCGGCCACGCCCTGATGCAGCGCACGCGCCATCGCAGGCGTCGCTGCGTAATCTTCTTCGCCGACGATCACACACGCCGGCACCTTCACGTCCTTCATCAGCGCGCGGCCGTCGAACGCGCCGAGCATGCGGCCGGTCGCGGCGAATTGCGCGACGCCGTTGCGCAGGAACGTATCGACGCAACGCTGCACGACGTCCGGGTTAGACGCGCGGAATGCGTCGCTGAACCAGCGCGTGGTCTGGAATTCGACGAGCGGCGCCATGCCGACTGCTTCGGCTTTTTTCATGCGCTCGTCCCAGTCTTGCGGCGCGGTCTCGCCGTACCACGCGGTCGTGTCGATGAGGCCCGCGCCGATCGCGTCGGGATAGGTCGCCGCAAATTCGAGCGCGACACAACCGCCCATCGACGCGCCCGCGATCAGCACATTGCGAAAGCCCGTGCCGCTCACGACGTCGTACACGTCTTGCGCGAACTGCGTCACCGTGTATGGGCCCGCGACCTTGTCGGACGAACCGTGCCCGCGCGCATCGATGGCCAGCACGGACGCGCGCGGCAGCAGGCGCTCGACGACGGGCGTCCAGAAGTAGCGGTCCATCGCAAGCGAGTGCACGAGTACGACGCGCACCGCGTTCTGCATTCCGCCATAGAGGCTGTAGCCGATGCGCGCGCCGTCCCGCACGGTGACGTGGGATGAAACGACATCAGGGCTGATCGGTTGATTCATTGCTTTGCTCCGCTGGCCGAAAGGTGAAATCAGGGCTGGCTCGATGCCGCGCGCCTGTTTCACTGCGTTTCAGGTGCGCGTCAGGTCTGCTGCGAGCCGGTAAGCGGATATTGCGGGGCCGCTGCTGGCGCGGCAAACGACGATCATTCATGCCCCGTATGAAAACTATTCATTGCCTTGCGAAGAGGCGCATTGCGTGATCCAGCCTGCCTGCGCGGATGCCGTGCCCACCCTGCCGGATGAATTTCTCTCATGTTCGGCATGAACAATTAGCGTTTGCCCACTGCCGGTCGCGCGGTCAATCTCTGTGGCACCACTCACCACAGAGGTTTAATGCCGTGAATGTCACGAGGAAAATCCTGAATTCGCAGTGGGTCCGTCCTCTGCTCCTGATTGTCGTCGTCATCGTCGCGTGGGATCTCGTGATCCGCGTGTTCAAGATTCCGCCGTACCTCGTGCCGACGCCCGAGGCGATCGGTCAGCAGATCGCGGCGCAATGGCAGATGCTGCTGCAGGAATCGCTGCCGACGCTCTATGCGACGCTCGGCGGCTTTGCGCTTTCGGTGCTGATCGGCGTGCCGATCGCGATGCTCGTGGCCGCGTCGCCGCTGATCGAAAGCTATCTGTATCCGCTCGTCGTGTTCTCGCAGAGCATTCCGAAAGTGGCCATTGCGCCGCTTTTTGTCGTCTGGTTCGGCTTCGGGCTGTTTCCGCGCATGCTCGTCGCGTTTCTGCTCGGGTTCTTTCCTGTCGTCGTTTCGACCGTGCTCGGCTTCAAGTCCGTCGAGAAGGACCTGATCGATCTCGCGAAATCGATGGGCAGTTCGCCGATCAAGACCTTCTTCAAGATCAGCCTGCCGCATGCGTTGCCGTCGATCTTCTCGAGCATGAAGGTATCGATCACGCTGGCGGTGGTCGGCGCGGTGGTCGGCGAATTTGTCGGCGCGAATTCGGGGCTCGGCTTCGTGCTGCAGCGCGCGAACGGCAATTTCGATCAGCCGCTGATCTTCTCGGCGCTCGTCGTGCTTTCCGTGATCGGCGCGCTGCTGTTCGTCGTGATCGACATGCTCGAGCGCGTCGCGATTCCGTGGCACTCGTCGCATCGCGCGCGACTGCTCGGCAAGACGTAACGCGCCGCACGCAAAGCATGGCGGCACAGGCACTGCG
The genomic region above belongs to Paraburkholderia edwinii and contains:
- a CDS encoding FAD binding domain-containing protein, whose translation is MIPFELARPRSLTEAIALLDPEDPDIRPMGGGTAVMLMMKAGVLRPTRLVSLRDVEPEYAQVGIGNNGELQIGGLTRLATLEHSPLVKEGWPLLARTLRTLSNVRVRNVATIGGNLAHADPHMDMPPVLSSLGARVTIQGPNGERTVPVEQLCTGYYETVLARDELISRVIVPPQAGRPAAYMKVTTRASHDWPALGVAVVLDMQGAAIRQASVIVGAATDRPTRLTEAEALLRGAEPSDEKTLRHAGEAGAAQLDIVGDSHGTASYKKQLLKVYLGRAVRTALAAVNSRGTAFEGHA
- a CDS encoding alpha/beta fold hydrolase — encoded protein: MNQPISPDVVSSHVTVRDGARIGYSLYGGMQNAVRVVLVHSLAMDRYFWTPVVERLLPRASVLAIDARGHGSSDKVAGPYTVTQFAQDVYDVVSGTGFRNVLIAGASMGGCVALEFAATYPDAIGAGLIDTTAWYGETAPQDWDERMKKAEAVGMAPLVEFQTTRWFSDAFRASNPDVVQRCVDTFLRNGVAQFAATGRMLGAFDGRALMKDVKVPACVIVGEEDYAATPAMARALHQGVAGSTFVEIPKARHLTPLETPDIVANELHKLLDRAGCAR
- a CDS encoding ABC transporter permease → MNVTRKILNSQWVRPLLLIVVVIVAWDLVIRVFKIPPYLVPTPEAIGQQIAAQWQMLLQESLPTLYATLGGFALSVLIGVPIAMLVAASPLIESYLYPLVVFSQSIPKVAIAPLFVVWFGFGLFPRMLVAFLLGFFPVVVSTVLGFKSVEKDLIDLAKSMGSSPIKTFFKISLPHALPSIFSSMKVSITLAVVGAVVGEFVGANSGLGFVLQRANGNFDQPLIFSALVVLSVIGALLFVVIDMLERVAIPWHSSHRARLLGKT